One window of Nymphaea colorata isolate Beijing-Zhang1983 chromosome 1, ASM883128v2, whole genome shotgun sequence genomic DNA carries:
- the LOC116256063 gene encoding probable magnesium transporter NIPA4 isoform X2, with translation MADASGNIPSYKGMSSDNVKGLILALSSSFFIGASFIIKKKGLKKAGASGVRAGVGGYSYLYEPLWWAGMITMIVGEIANFAAYAFAPAILVTPLGALSIIISAVLAHIILQEKLHIFGILGCVLCVVGSTTIVLHAPPEREIESVREVWDLATEPGFLFYAFLVILAVFVLIIHFIPQYGQTHIMVYIGICSLVGSLSVMSVKALGIALKLTFSGTNQLIYPQTWTFTLVVAVCVVTQMNYLNKALDTFNTAVVSPIYYVMFTSFTILASIIMFKDWDRQDPSQIVTEMCGFVTILSGTFLLHKTKDMGDVRLSKYSEEDGFAPEDIPLRCPESFRSP, from the exons atgGCGGATGCGTCAGGGAACATCCCCTCGTACAAGGGCATGTCTTCGGACAATGTGAAGGGTTTGATACTGGCTCTGTCTTCCAGCTTCTTCATCGGCGCCAGTTTTATCATTAAGAAGAAGGGACTGAAGAAGGCCGGTGCATCCGGTGTCCGAGCAG GAGTTGGTGGTTATTCGTACCTATATGAACCACTTTGGTGGGCAGGCATGATAACAA TGATTGTTGGAGAAATAGCAAATTTTGCAGCTTACGCATTTGCTCCGGCAATTCTCGTGACCCCGTTGGGTGCTCTCAGTATAATTATTAG TGCGGTGCTTGCACATATTATTTTGCAGGAAAAGCTTCACATTTTTGGAATTCTTGGTTGTGTCCTTTGTGTGGTGGGTTCAACAACTATTGTATTACATGCTCCTCCAGAACGTGAAATTGAATCAGTGAGGGAGGTGTGGGATCTTGCTACTGAACCAG gTTTTCTATTTTATGCCTTTCTGGTAATACTGGCAGTTTTTGTACTCATAATTCATTTCATCCCACAGTATGGACAAACGCATATCATGGTGTATATTGGCATCTGTTCACTTGTTGGATCTCTGTCG GTAATGAGTGTCAAAGCCCTTGGCATTGCCCTAAAACTAACATTCTCAGGAACAAATCAGCTTATATATCCTCAGACGTGGACATTCACTTTGGTTGTAGCTGTTTGTGTTGTGACTCAGATGAACTATCTTAATAAA GCATTGGATACATTCAACACTGCAGTGGTATCACCAATATATTATGTCATGTTCACTTCTTTCACAATTTTGGCAAGCATCATAATGTTTAAG GATTGGGATCGCCAAGATCCATCACAGATCGTCACTGAGATGTGTGGGTTTGTGACTATTCTCTCGGGTACCTTCTTGCTTCACAAAACCAAAGATATGGGTGATG TGCGCCTTTCAAAATATAGTGAGGAAGATGGGTTTGCTCCTGAAGACATTCCTCTTCGATGTCCAGAATCTTTCCGGTCACCCTGA
- the LOC116256063 gene encoding probable magnesium transporter NIPA4 isoform X1 has translation MADASGNIPSYKGMSSDNVKGLILALSSSFFIGASFIIKKKGLKKAGASGVRAGVGGYSYLYEPLWWAGMITMIVGEIANFAAYAFAPAILVTPLGALSIIISAVLAHIILQEKLHIFGILGCVLCVVGSTTIVLHAPPEREIESVREVWDLATEPGFLFYAFLVILAVFVLIIHFIPQYGQTHIMVYIGICSLVGSLSVMSVKALGIALKLTFSGTNQLIYPQTWTFTLVVAVCVVTQMNYLNKALDTFNTAVVSPIYYVMFTSFTILASIIMFKDWDRQDPSQIVTEMCGFVTILSGTFLLHKTKDMGDGMSSLSVRLSKYSEEDGFAPEDIPLRCPESFRSP, from the exons atgGCGGATGCGTCAGGGAACATCCCCTCGTACAAGGGCATGTCTTCGGACAATGTGAAGGGTTTGATACTGGCTCTGTCTTCCAGCTTCTTCATCGGCGCCAGTTTTATCATTAAGAAGAAGGGACTGAAGAAGGCCGGTGCATCCGGTGTCCGAGCAG GAGTTGGTGGTTATTCGTACCTATATGAACCACTTTGGTGGGCAGGCATGATAACAA TGATTGTTGGAGAAATAGCAAATTTTGCAGCTTACGCATTTGCTCCGGCAATTCTCGTGACCCCGTTGGGTGCTCTCAGTATAATTATTAG TGCGGTGCTTGCACATATTATTTTGCAGGAAAAGCTTCACATTTTTGGAATTCTTGGTTGTGTCCTTTGTGTGGTGGGTTCAACAACTATTGTATTACATGCTCCTCCAGAACGTGAAATTGAATCAGTGAGGGAGGTGTGGGATCTTGCTACTGAACCAG gTTTTCTATTTTATGCCTTTCTGGTAATACTGGCAGTTTTTGTACTCATAATTCATTTCATCCCACAGTATGGACAAACGCATATCATGGTGTATATTGGCATCTGTTCACTTGTTGGATCTCTGTCG GTAATGAGTGTCAAAGCCCTTGGCATTGCCCTAAAACTAACATTCTCAGGAACAAATCAGCTTATATATCCTCAGACGTGGACATTCACTTTGGTTGTAGCTGTTTGTGTTGTGACTCAGATGAACTATCTTAATAAA GCATTGGATACATTCAACACTGCAGTGGTATCACCAATATATTATGTCATGTTCACTTCTTTCACAATTTTGGCAAGCATCATAATGTTTAAG GATTGGGATCGCCAAGATCCATCACAGATCGTCACTGAGATGTGTGGGTTTGTGACTATTCTCTCGGGTACCTTCTTGCTTCACAAAACCAAAGATATGGGTGATG GTATGTCTTCCTTGTCAGTGCGCCTTTCAAAATATAGTGAGGAAGATGGGTTTGCTCCTGAAGACATTCCTCTTCGATGTCCAGAATCTTTCCGGTCACCCTGA